AGAGCCACAGCATCTCCGCCGGGCTCGACTACCCGAGCGTCGGACCGCAGCACGCGCACCTCGCGGCGATCGGACGCGCGAAGTACGAGCCGATCACCGACGCCGAGGCGATGGAGGCCTTCCGCCTCCTCAGCCGCACCGAGGGCATCCTCCCCGCGATCGAGTCGTCACACGCCCTCGCCGGTGCGATCAAGCTCGGCAAGGAACTCGGCCCCGACGGGGTCATCCTGGTCAACCTGTCCGGCCGCGGCGACAAGGACGTGGCCTCCGCCAGCCGGTACTTCGGCATCCTCGACGAGAACGCGGTGCAGCTGTGAGCACGAACACGAACACCTCGGTCGCGTCGACCATCGACGCCGCCAACGCCGAGCGGGCCGGAGCCGTCGTCGGCTACCTGCCCGCAGGCTTCCCGGACGTGCAGACGAGCGTCGACGCGGCGGTCGCCCTCGCCGAGAACGGCGTGGACGTCATCGAGCTCGGTCTGCCGTACTCCGACCCGGTGATGGACGGCCCGGTCATCCAGCGGGCCGCGGAGGAGAGCCTGGCGAACGGTTTCCGTGTCGCGCAGGTCTTCGACGCGGTCGACCAGATCACGAGTCGGGCCGACGTCCCGGTGCTCGTGATGACGTACTGGAACCCGGTGCTGCGCTACGGCGTCGACCGCTTCGCCGACGACCTGGTCGCCGCCGGTGCGTCCGGGCTCATCACGCCGGACCTCATCCCGGACGAGGCCCGCGAGTGGATGGACGCCTCGGAGCGCACCCACCTCGACCGTGTCTTCCTCGCCGCGCCGTCCTCGACGGACGCGCGCATGCACCAAGCCGTCGAGTCGAGCCGCGGCTTCGTGTACGCCGTGTCGACCATGGGTGTGACGGGTGCGCGCGTCGGGGTCGACGCCGCCGCGCGGACCGTCGTGTCGCGCCTGCGGGACGCCGGTGTCGAGCGCACGTGCGTCGGGCTCGGCATCTCGACGGCCGACCAGGTCGCGGAAGTCCTCGAGTACGCCGACGGCGCGATCGTCGGGTCGGCGTTCGTCCGTGCCCTCGCCGACCTCGGTGTGCAGGGCGTCGCCGACCGCGCGGCGGACCTCACGAGCGGCGCGCAGCGCCGCTGACGGACGGCACCTGCCTGGAGGCCCGGATCACGTGCGCGACGCGGTCACGTGATCCGGGCCTCAGGTCGGTCGTCCCCAGGGAAGACACCGACCGTCACGATTTCCACAGGACCGTCCACGACGGTCATGGCGGGCCGGTGGTCCGCGCTACAGTGATCGAGGCCGCGCCGGACGGCGGCCAGGCCAGCAAGCACCGAAAGGCGACCGCACCTCCATGCCCCTCCTGAGCATCCCGAGCCCGAGCACCGCCTGGCAGTACTTCGACGTGACCGCCTGGCTCCGCGACGCGTTCGGCTGGTCGTTGCCGCTCGACTTCCGCATCCACGCGTACGCGATCTGCATCCTCATCGGCATCGTCGTCGCCGTCGTGATGGCGAACCACCGGCTGAACGCCCGCGGTGTCGAGCGGTGGATCATCATCGACATCGCGATCTGGGCCGTCCCCGCCGGCATCATCGGTGGCCGCCTCTTCCACGTGTTCACCCACGTCAGCGACTACTTCGGGCCCGGGCGCGACCCGTGGTCGTTCCTCTACATCTGGGAGGGCGGGCTCGCCATCTTCGGCGCGCTCATCCTCGGATCCGTCGGCGCGTTCATCGGCTGCCGCCAGGTCGGCCTCCGCTTCACGACCTTCATCGACGCGATCGCGCCGGGTGTGCTGCTCGCGCAGGCGTTCGGACGCTTCGGCAACTACTTCAACCACGAGCTGTTCGGCATGCCGACGAGCCTGCCGTGGGGCCTCGAGATCGAGTCGACCAACGCCGCGTACCCGAAGGGCCTGCCGGAGGGCACCCTCTTCCAGCCGACGTTCCTCTACGAGATCATCTGGAACGTCCTCGGCGTGCTCGTCATCCTCTTCCTCGCGCGGAAGTTCACGCTGCAGTGGGGCAAGGTCATGGCGCTCTACCTGATCTGGTACGGCGCGGGCCGCTCGGTCCTCGAGTCGATCCGTGTCGACACGAGCGAGACCTTCTTCGGTGTCCGCACGAACGTCTGGATGGCCCTCGCGGCGGTCCTGCTCGGCATCGTCATCTTCCTCGTGCAGTCGCGGCGACACACCGGCAAGGAGCCCTCGCCGTACCTGCCCGGTCGCGGGCCGGACGCACGCGCCGATGTAGACTCGGACGACACCTGGTCGGAGCACGACGACGAGCCTGCAGCCGTCGCCGCCGACCCGGTCGGCACCACCCGGTCCTAGCGCTCGGCGTCCCGCAGCGAGCTCCGAGCGCCCCGGACCGGACGCCGACCGACCACCGCCCGCCACGAACCGGGCTCCACACCACCCGTGCCGACGGGGCAACCCGCCGTCGGTACGGACGGGCACCTGTCCCGCCCGTCCGGGCGGAACGCACCACCGGGCCACCGCTGTCCCTGTTCCCATCCTCGTGAGGACGGTTCCCCATGGCGCACCAGCCAGACCAGACGCGCAGCACCGCGTCGTCGCTCCTGCCCCCGCACCGCCGGTTCTCGGCCGTCCCCGACGCCACCGGCATGTACGACCCGGCGAACGAGAAGGACGCCTGCGGGCTCGCGATGGTCGCGACGCTCCGCGGCACCGCCGGGCACGACATCGTCGACGCCGCCCTCGGTGCGCTCCGCAACCTCGAGCACCGCGGTGCCGTCGGGTCGGACGCCGGGACCGGCGACGGTGCGGGCATCCTCTGCCAGGTGCCGGACGCCTTCCTGCGCGACGAGGTGTCGTTCGACCTGCCCGCGGCGGGGGAGTACGCCGTCGGGACCGCCTACCTGCCCCTCGACGAGGACGACCGCCACCGTGTGCAGGGCGCCGTCGAGCGGATCGCGCGCGAAGAGGGCCTGCGTGTCCTCGGCTGGCGGGAGGTCCCGGTGCGTCCGGAGGTCCTCGGCACGCTCGCCCGTGCCGCCATGCCCGCGTTCGCCCAGCTGTTCGTCGCGTCGAACCGGCACGACGTGCACGGTGCTGCCTGGAACGGGATCGCCCTCGACCGCCAGGCGTTCCGCCTCCGCAAGCGTGCCGAGCACGACGTGGAGGTCTACTTCATGTCGCTGTCGAGCCGGACCATGGTCTACAAGGGCATGGTCACGACGCTGCAGCTCGAGCCGTTCTACCCGGACCTCAGCGACGAGCGCTTCGCGTCGAAGCTCGCGATCGTGCACTCGCGGTACTCCACGAACACCTTCCCGTCGTGGCCGCTCGCGCAGCCGTTCCGCACGCTCGCGCACAACGGCGAGATCAACACCGTCCGCGGCAACCGCAACTGGATGCGGGCGCGGCAGTCGCAGCTCCAGAGCGAGCTGCTCGGTGACATGGCGCCGCTGCTGCCGATCGTCAGCCCCGGTGCGAGTGACTCGGCCTCGTTCGACGAGGTCCTCGAGCTCCTCAGCCTGACCGGTCGGTCGCTGCCGCACGCGGTGTCGATGATGGTGCCGGAGGCCTGGGAGAACCAGACCGGCATGGACCCCGAGCTCCGTGCCTTCTACGAGTACCACTCGATGCTCATGGAGCCGTGGGACGGCCCCGCCGCGATCACCTTCACCGACGGCA
This is a stretch of genomic DNA from Curtobacterium sp. 458. It encodes these proteins:
- the trpA gene encoding tryptophan synthase subunit alpha, giving the protein MSTNTNTSVASTIDAANAERAGAVVGYLPAGFPDVQTSVDAAVALAENGVDVIELGLPYSDPVMDGPVIQRAAEESLANGFRVAQVFDAVDQITSRADVPVLVMTYWNPVLRYGVDRFADDLVAAGASGLITPDLIPDEAREWMDASERTHLDRVFLAAPSSTDARMHQAVESSRGFVYAVSTMGVTGARVGVDAAARTVVSRLRDAGVERTCVGLGISTADQVAEVLEYADGAIVGSAFVRALADLGVQGVADRAADLTSGAQRR
- the lgt gene encoding prolipoprotein diacylglyceryl transferase; translated protein: MPLLSIPSPSTAWQYFDVTAWLRDAFGWSLPLDFRIHAYAICILIGIVVAVVMANHRLNARGVERWIIIDIAIWAVPAGIIGGRLFHVFTHVSDYFGPGRDPWSFLYIWEGGLAIFGALILGSVGAFIGCRQVGLRFTTFIDAIAPGVLLAQAFGRFGNYFNHELFGMPTSLPWGLEIESTNAAYPKGLPEGTLFQPTFLYEIIWNVLGVLVILFLARKFTLQWGKVMALYLIWYGAGRSVLESIRVDTSETFFGVRTNVWMALAAVLLGIVIFLVQSRRHTGKEPSPYLPGRGPDARADVDSDDTWSEHDDEPAAVAADPVGTTRS